AGTGATTTAGACAGCGTTTCGGATTCTTTGGTATGGACTCCGATTACTCATAAGGGGTTTCTTTCCAACGATTAAATTCAGTACACTGAATAATCATTGAATCCAGACTACCATTCATCTTTCTGGCCACAACAGGGGATCTCGCATGCTCATCAACCTGAATGTCACCCGGTATTTCGCTGTCATCTGCTGCCTGTTCCTCTTGTACTGCGAACAATCAGTCCAGGCAGCCGACCAGAGTGACAACATTACGCGACTGTCAGAAATCCTGCCTGATAAGCCATGGTCCGAACGACGAAAAGAGATCCTACGACGCTGGCTGGAACTGCTGGGACCTTTTCCTGAAAAAGTACTCCCGCTCGAAAGCAAGTTGGAACAGGTAGAACAGAAAGATGGTCTGACTCGTTATCATGTCAGCTTTCAGACCGAAGCAGATGACAGGGTCACCGGCTGGCTGCTGGTTCCGGATGCGGCAAAGAAAAAACCGACTCCCGCGATCATCTGTATTCACAGCACAACCTGGGGCTCAGGAAAAGATGCCACCATTGGTCTTTCGGGACGCCGTCGCGTCGATCCACCACGCGATCCGCAGGTGGGAGCCGCCTATGGACTGACACTAGCCCAACATGGCTTTGTCACACTGAGCATCGACTTGCTGACCGATGGCGAACGCATCGATCCCCGGCATCGAGTGATGGATACCCGGCCGTTTTACCAAAAGCACCCGGAATGGTCGATCGTCGGCAAGAATACCTGGGATATTATGCGCAGCGTCGATTTTCTGCAAACGCTGGACTTTGTCGACCATGGGCAGATCGGTTGTACGGGCTGGTCACTGGGGGGACACACGGCCCTCTTTGCGGCGGCCTTTGATGAGCGGATTACAGCCACCGTCAGTAACGGCGGTGTTCTGGACTGGTGGCGACAGACGGCGGCGTGGTCCCGCGAACCATCCAGTTGGACTCCCTGGCGCAAGGGCATTGATGAGCCCACGAGCAGTAAAAAACTGGAACGCCGATTTGGTTTCAAAACCAATAGTGGACCTTATGTCTACATCAAAAACTTTCGCCCGTACATTGACGATCCTTCCAGGCAGATTCCGATCGACTTTGACAGCCTGATGGCCCTGGTCGCGCCGCGTCCCCTGCTGATCATCTCGACGGAACACGAATTCTATCGGCACCGATTCTTCCCCAAAGCACAACAGACACTGGAAATCTACGCCAACTGGAAAGATGCAGACGGCCTGCCCAGCGTCCTCAAAGCCAGACAGGAGCGACGGGGATATGCGGAGACGCTCGAATACTATGGAACGCAGCACCTGATGAAGCCGGAAAAAATTGAGCGGCAGCTGGGAGAATTCGGAGCAGGGGACTGCTTCAGCTGGTTTTCATTTCCGGGTGGTCACAGCTTTCCCGGTGTCGCCCGCAGGATGACCTTCGCCTGGTTTGATCGCTGGCTGGGTCGGACCCTGTATTGAAACAGGGAGAGACAGATCAGGTTGGTGAAATGTATCTCAATCCTTCGCAGGTCTTACTTTGTCCCATAATTCCAGCAGTAGAAAGTACGGGACTGCGATGATCATAGAGAACAACAGTAACAGCAGCATGACCGGCGCGAGCAAAAGACTCAGGCAGACACTAAGTGTCTCCATCAGCTTTCCAGGTGGTTGATAGACCCTTGTGTCATCCAGCTCACTCTCGTACTGAATTGCATCCTCGTAGAGAAAGACGACGTACTCAATGTACTCCTGCAGGCTGTCTGCCTGGGGCAGGGGGTTCCCCTCTACATCCTCGGGATATTCGCCGAGATGTGGTCCGCCCATATAGACGGGAGTGGCAGGGGACCGGGTATCGATCGCGTACAAGTCTCCATTCCCATTTTCGCCGATGACGAAATAGTGGGGCGGAAAAAACATGCGCACGTACTCTGCCTGGTCCACATTCATCCGGATCAGTGATTCGTGGTTATGAGTGAGCAGCTCCAGTTCTTCGACGCCGAGTGTCGCCGCCAGGTCTAACAACCGTTGCGGATAATTTAGCAACAACTCCCGATAAGCGGCCGGCAATATACAGCCGGTCGCGGTTTCCAGTTCCTGGATTTCGGTTTCGGTCATGCGGTGAGCTCGAAGAACGTAATGCGATTTCACATGTCTCTGGTAAAGAAAACCAGTGGCATGCGCATGAGGGAACGGGTATAAACAATTTGCTGCTCCGCCTATTCTAACATTCACTCCAGCAGGATCGAAATTATCGGCATGGATATTTCTTTGGGTGACATTTTATTTCCCACAGTGAATCCGCCAGCCACGGAAGCACAGATCCCTGCTTTTGAAAGATGACTTTCGAAATACGACCAGCGAATTTCGCTGAGGTTCCCGGCAAAGTGATTGAAGGCAATGCTCACCTTGAGGTTACGAGCCCCCTGATACGTTACAATGAAGTACTCAAGGTCTGCAGACAGGAACACTGAGATGTCAACAGAGACTCCCCCCGTCAAACCCAGTCGTCTTCACCAGCTCTCAGGAGTGGTGAGCCTGGGGGTTCTGTTTGCCCTCTCATACTGGGTGATGGGCTACATCATGGTATCGCCTTACAACGCCCATGACTACCTGCTGCGAATCGTCTTTTCAGCACTTCCGCTGGGAGTGCCGGTCCTGCTCTATCAATGGGTTACCATCCGCCGCGCCGAACCGGCGGTCATGCTCTGGGGTGCTTACGCGGGAGGCTGGCTGCTGTTACTCTTACAGGGACAGTACGGGAATAATTATGTCACCGTTCTACTATTGATGTTATTTATCGGCTGTTCTTTCGTGGTCTTTCTCGTTGCGACATTCCTATTGAGCGCAGACATCCGAGACCGCCGCTTCCAGGGTACCACGCTGCTGGCGAACCTGGTAATCCTGTTCGCCAGCGGCCAGGTCCTGGTAGAGATCATGTTTAACCCCATCGTGATCTGACAGTCGGTTCTACAGTTCTACCGTCAGCGCCCGACGTACGTCATCACCCAGAACCGGACGGTCAAAGTCCTCCTTGTCGATGTATGCTGTCGCCAGCAGCAGCCACTCAAGCATATAAGGCATTCCGCCTCCACAGCTCATCCCGCCGCCATCGCCGCCTCTGCGGAAACCAGGCTCGTGAATCGCTTCCCACTGCCAGGGATTATTCGCGATGGTGAGACCAAAGGCATTGGGTCGGCTTTGCAGCCAGCCCCGGTCTTCTGAAGGGCTCCAGTCCATCGGGGCGTCCTCTCCCCAGCGATAGAGGGTTCTCACACCCGCGCCGCAGGCATATTCCCATTCATCCGAGATCGGCAATCTGAAGCCCTGGGATGCCAGCTGGGCGCGCGCTCTGGCATGATGTGGAAATGGTTCAGACTCATCAACAGAAACGCCTTTGAGCTTCTGATCTATCAGTTGTTTTATTTTTGTTTCCAGTAGAAACGCATCCAGGGAAACGTCACGAGGCGGCGTCATGATTTCTTCGAGGTAGTCATCGAAGGACATCGGCGTCTCGAATTCTTCCAGTGCTATTTCCCATAGTTCCGCCTGTTCTGCTGTGAGCGGAAAGGGGCGTTCCCACTCATAGCCGAGCCGAACCGTGTCTCCCGGAATGAGTACGAATTCGGAGTTGTCATAATTGAAAACCGCCAGCGAATTTTCCTGTTCGCCGTATTGAAAGGTTCTGATGCCCGAAAAAGCAAAGGGAACAGGCAGTGATCTGCGCACCGCGAGAGCCAGATCAACCCGCTCTGAGTTGGTGAGTCTGTTCCATGTTTCGCGATGAATGGTCATGAAGTCCCGCCGTTGCTCACCGCGTCTGCGTTCTGATTTTCGCCTGTCCGTCGACGAAGCGGGTATTCCAGAAACAGACCGACTACAGCCAGGCATAGAAGTAACGGATAGGTCCAGCCCAGGTGCACACCGAGCAGGATCCGAAAGAAGGAAAGTCCATCGACATACAGATACGAACAATATAATACCGCAGCAAAGATCAGAAAGGAAAACCAGACCACGGACTGCCTGATTTTACCGGGAGACCAGCAGATCAGCCCCAAAGCAATCAGGGCGGCACACAGATTCGAAAACGCAAAGATCCGCAGGTCGGCAATCAGCGCCGCCAGCGTCTGATCGTAATACGCCCGGATCTTCTCCTTGGTCTCGCTGACTTTTCGGAGCAGGGGATTCAATCGCTGCGGAGCCGGCGGCAGTTTTTTCTGACGCGTCAGATCGGAAACATAGGCAGCAGGATCGTTGCGGTATTCCTGGATCTGCTGATTGATGACGGCTTCCTGATCGTCGTTCAACAGTTTTTTGATCAGCGGCGAACGCATGCCCTCTTCCACCGCATCAACCAGGGGTAGGGAGTAGGCAATCGTCTTTTCCGTCACGAACTGACGCGCCAGCCCTTCCAGGTGCTGCTGCCCCACAAAAGTGTAGATCAGGAACCCCACAAAGAACACCGCCACGAAGACATTGAGACCCAGTGTGAGCTGTCGCATGAGGTTGCCTGCCTCTTTGGTTTCTTTGAGCGCTACCATTCTGATTATTGCGGCGGAGCGTTGTCCGGCACCAGTTCCAGGTTGATAATCCGTTCGCGGGGAATCAGCAGCGGTGCATCCAGGCTGTCGATTCGTTTGAATTCCACCCAGTCCTCGAACACGACCACCCGTCCAATCGGTTTAAGCGGTTTTGATAGATCCCGTTTCCTGGCACTGGAAAACCCTGTGACATTATCCAGGCCTTTCTGCCACTGAATCGAGCTGACGCCACCCCGATAAATGACCGTATGCTCTGACGACGCTCGATCGGAATAGTACGCGGCTCCTGCGCCGACCAGCAAAATCATCAAGCCAGCCAGAACGGATAGATATTCCAGTTTTTTATTCATGGCAGCGCTCCTTTCAATACGGAATTGTTGTTTTTCTCGGACAGGTTAGCAGCGACAACAGTAGCGAATCACTCGCCGTGATATCCTTGCCACATCCAGAGCAGGGTGTCGGCCAGGGTCTGTTCGAAGACCTTGCGGTCGCAGTGCCGGGTCCCCTTGCTGAAGACGTAGCGATAATCGTAACCTTTAGCCTTGAGGGCCTCGGCCGTCCGTTCGTTGGCCATCACCCAGTTGTGGTACGTCTCTTCCGGATCGTCGGCCCGGAGGTCGTTTTCTGCCACGTGTGTGAAGATCCGTAGCGGCTTTTTGTCGCTGTTTTCAATCAGCTTCATGCTCGAATGATATTCCCACGCGCCCAGGGGATACTCTGCTTCCTGGGGTGCGTCGTCGTCCTGCTGATCGACGAAGGTACCGGAATAGGTAATCAGGCGGCGGAACAGATCGGGTCGGAACCAGCCCATCGTCAACGCCGCCGCACCGCCGGAACTGCAGCCCATCGTGGCCTTCCCCCAGGGATTGTCGGTAAACGCGATGTGCGGATACGCGGCGCGGATCTGCTTGTTCTTCAGCACGGCCGGCAGGACTTCGTCATTGATAAACCGGGCGTAACGATCGGACATCGTATCGTACTCCAGGCCGCGTTCGCTCCCTTTACCGTCGTTACCGCCATTCTGGACTGCAATCACAATAAACGCAGGCAGCCGCTGTGCCGGATCTTTCGAGATCGTCAGATTGTCCAGGGCATTACAGACCAGGTCCATCCGGCTCGGTCCGTCCTGCAGAACCAGAATCGGTGCCTTGGTTCCATCTTTATAGGCTGCGGGAACATAGACAAAGATCTTGCGGGTTTTTCGCACCTCTTTTTTCGGGTCGAGCGTCTCGTCGGTGCCGGGAAAGATTTTACTCTCCGCCAAAGGCATCTCAAACTCGAAGCGCTTCCCCTTGGGATTGCCCCGATCTGTGAGTCTCGGATCGATCTTGTAGTTGGGGCCGATAACATAGCTGCCGTTCCCTTTCGTACCCGGCTGCTCGGTATATTTTTCAGCTGCAGCCAAGAATGAAGTCGTCAGTCCGATGACAGCAAAGGCGAAAGCAAAACAGATGAGACGCGCGGACAGCCTGGATTGATTGAGCATTATTGATTCCAAGGATTACAGGGGGAATAGTTTAAAGTGAATGAGATGACTCAAACATGAGACTACTCGATCTTTTGCTGACTTTCAATTTTCGCGCTGGAAATGGCAGGCAGGCCCCTGAAAGGTGTATCATTGAAAAGAATTACTCATGAGGACTCTGACTGACATGTACTATCGAATTTTAACAGCACCGCCGGGCTATCCTCCCGATCAGAATTTCATGCTCGTTCAATATCGAAGTCTCGAATATGCCAATTGCGGGGCAATAAAGAACAGAAACGGTACAGAGTTTTTTGAGACCATTGAGGAAGCGCGACAGTATTTACCAGTGACTGCCAGGAAGCTGCCTTTTGAGCCCGAACACCAGTTTCTGGAACTCTGGGAGGAATGAACGAGAATGGGCTTCTTTAGCAAACTACTCAAGTGGTTTCAGCCTGAAGAGTATGAGGATGCCGACCTGGGCCGACTGATCTCAGTTGGCAGTGGGGACTGGGACGGCTCCTGGACGCTGGAACCGGGAGGAAAAGTGGTTCCGTTTTCGATCACAGTCCGACCGGAGTCCATTCCCGGCGATCAGCGCACTTTCATGCTGCAAGTAAAAGACCGCTTCATCGAAATCGAACAGGAACTGGCGCGAACCATGTTCCGGGGGATTGACCCCCGCAACGATGGTTCCACCCCCGAAGAAGTCTTCTCCCACATGCAACTCGATACGATCTATTTTGTCCACCTGGAACGATCACCGCGGGAATGGCAAATCTGGTATGTGAACGACCTGGATCCCGCCGGCCATGCGATTGGCGTGGAAATGAAAGACTGGCACTATGATGGTTATTCAATGAACGGCTGACCGTTCCAGACATCTGCCTGCGGACAACAGACTAATTTTCCAGATGAGTCTTCCGAAGCCTGATACAGCCTGCTCTAATGCAGTCACTCTCATGATTTGAATTCAGCCCTTTTTTACAGGTCGATCAATATGAAGTTTTTATCTCAGTTCCTCTGCCTAACGGTCATGCTGCTCATGAGCTTTGTCCCGTTCTCTCCTGTGTGGAGTGATTCGGACACCCAGGCGGCGCGTCTGTCCGTGAAAACCGTTCGTCCCGAAATCCGCTCGCAAACGAAAACCGGGCAGGTTCGCGAACTGATTAAGCCAGCCGCGATGACACATGAGATCGGCGTTGGCTACGTGGCCCGCCTCAAAATTCCGCATGAAGCTGACAGTAAATCGCGGTCCACCTGCATCCTGCTGGAAGATGGCCAACCCCTGCCGCATCCCCACGCGCTGCATAAGCTGATCCGCGAGACAGGGAAAGGGCACTATAGTCACTGGACACCGACGACGCTCTATTTTTCCACCAGCGACTCTTCCGATCCCCGCACCAATGGACGCAAATATGAACTGGTCTGCCCGGAAACCTATACCGAAAAGTCGACGCAATTCGTACTGACCGATGCTGACTCGCTGATCTCATTTCCCGATATCCCCGGCAAACGTGTGCAACCCGTCAAGCTGGTCTGGGAAAACCGGGATCCACAACAAAGCATCCAGCTGAACTGGATACGCCAGGGGGCCCCCGATCTCTCCAGCCAGCAGGCGATGCTCGCCAGCATTCTCAAACCGGGGATGACGGACGAAGAGAAATCGCTGGCGATCTGGAAATTCCTGGTCGACTGGCGGTATCACTTCTATCCGGCAGAACCGGGAGATGAAGTACACGACCCCGTGAAGTTTCTCAATGTTTACGGCTACGGATTCTGTGATGACTGTGCCTCGAACTTTGCGGTCCTGGCCCGCAAAGCAGGTGTGCGAAGTCGAACATGGGGGCTCTCAGGACACGTTGTTGCGGAAGCTTTCTATGACGGCAAGTGGCACATGTTCGATCCCGATCATGAAGTCTTTTATCGCAATGATCAGGGAGTGATCGCGAGTGTTGAGGAACTGGCACAGCACCCTGAACTGATTACAAAAACGCCCCTGGATCCGATCGGCAGTCCCTCGCAGGCAATTGCCCGGCTCTACACGACGACCGACGACAATCAGCCCTCCGAGCGGAAACCGGCAATTCGAGATTCGAATCTGGCTCCCACTCTGGAACCCGGTGACCGCCTCGAGTTTGACTACATCGCTGCGGAATATATTCATCGACGCAACATGCCGAACGAGGAACAGCCCCCCGTCGCCGGGAACGGCACTCTGAAACGCAGCATCACAAAGCTGAAGTCGTTAAAACAGCCGCATCCCCACCAGCGGGACTGGCACTTCACCTGGCCCTATGTGCTGCTGAAAGGGGCGCTGGAACTCAAGCTCGCACCGGATCAGTCGGCTCCCACAATCTCCGTCTCCTCAAACGGGACTTCCTGGACACCTCTGGAGACGACCCTCAAAGCGGAGAAACTCACGGTTTCCCTCGATGCCTGGATCAAGCAACAACCCACTGCAGTCTATGGGTTCTATCTTCGCTGCGAAAACACGAACGGCGACGACCCTGCGGCGTCAGTCGCGCAGCTGAACTCCGAATTCCTGTTCCAGTTCGCCCCCCGCGCACTGGCACACATGCAAAACACGAACAATCACTTCGAGATGAAATTATCTCCTCCACTACCAGTCAACAGTCAAGGTCTGGCTGTGCAGCTGGAGTGGAAAGTGGTTGAGTGAGTTTCGCGGTTCAATTCGTATAAGGCACCGTCCCGGTTTTCGGGTCCACCTGGTAACCGAATTTTTCAATGTACTGACTCCCCTGCAGAAACTCGTCCTTCTGAGCGGCCAGTTTCTTGTTGAGCAGCGCATCGAGCTTTGCCTGGATCGGGGCTGCTTCCGGATCGTTGCATAGATTTTTCAGCTGATACGGGTCTGCTTCGTTGTCGTACAATAACCAGGGTCCACTGAGATCGCGGACATACGTGTAGCGGGTCGTTCTCAAGCCGCGGTATTCCTTTCCACCCCGGCTCCGCTGCCATTCACCAAAGGGAGAAGGGCAGGTGATGACCGTCGCCCCATCTGAAGGATTTTTCCCGCCTCGCAGGTAGCCGCTATAATCCAGCCCTTCCACGGTGTCGGGAATCGAAACTTGACAGAGCCCCAGCAGGGTGGGCATCAGGTCTTCGGAATTGATGGGGGAATCGACGGTGCGACCTTGCGCGTGCTCCGCGCCATTCAACCGGAACAGCATCGGCACCCGCAGCGATTCGTCCCACGGTTTCTGCTTGCGGATCTGCCCGTGTGAACGCAGCATGTCGCCGTGGTCAGAGGTGAAGACGACGATCGTGTTTTCATCAATGCCGGTCTCTTTGAGTGTCGCCAGCAGATCGCTGACACAATCATCCAACGCCGAACAATGAGCAAAGTAGCCGGCGAGTTCTTTTTGCGCAGTTGCCTGCTGATCTTGAGGCACATTGGGACGCACTTTGATCTTCTCCGGCTCATACATGCTCTGGTATTCGGGCGGTGCGGTGTGATACGGATTATGTGGCGAGCCGTACGACATCACCAGCAGAAACGGTTGCCCCTTCTGGGACTGGTCCCGAATGAACTGCCGGGCCACGCGCGTCTGGGCAAACGCGTCGTAACCTTCCCAGGTCTGCCGCTGAGGAGAGTCGCCGTAGTAAAACGAACGGTTGTAGTTGTGCGTGCATTCCAGAGCCCGCCAGAACTCAAAGCCCTGTCGACGTTCCGGCGGCGTGAACGCAGAGCGGCCGCGACCATCCAGATGCCACTTCCCGATGAATCCGGTCTCATAGCCGGCGTTGTCCAGCACTTCAGCGATCGTCACCGCTTTCGCAGGCAGTTGCACATCGTTCAGAAACACGCCATGCGTCAACGGACGCTGGCCGGTCATCAGCGAGCCCCGGAAGGGACAACAAACCGGACAGCCGGAAACCGCATTCTGAAAATTAACACTCTGTCGGGCCAACGCATCAATATTCGGCGTCTTCACCTGCTCGTTGCCCGCGTAGCCCAGGGACTGTGCCCGCCACTGGTCGGTCAGGATAAACAAAATGTTCGGCTGCTTAGTTTCAGCCTGAACCCGACCGGGGATCATCACAAAACAGAGTAATAGACAAACGGAAATGCGAGCCAGCATGGTGAGCGTCCTTAGCAATGTTGTCGTGTTCGAATTCCCGACACGACCGGTCTCATAGTATAGGAATGGAAGTTTTCAATTATCTATTAGAGACGACACCGATTGCAACGCAAATGATGCGAATGACACAGGAAAAGAACCGGTGAAGAATATTAAAGGTTGTTAAGAGCTGCTTTTTCCAGTTGGCTTTCTGCGCCTCTTCCTGTTCTCTGTACCAGTCTCTCGCTATTCTAATGTGATTAAGCACCGGGTGGAGTTGCGGTGCTGCAAGACTGATCAGACAAGCTGCAGGATACGAACATGAGCGAATTACCGAATTGCCCGGAATGTGCTGGGGAATATACCTACGAAGACAGAGGCCTGCTGGTTTGTCCGTCATGCGGCCACGAATGGAATCCGGAGGGTGTGGCTGCGGAGGAAACGACTGGCCCCGTCGTGCGGGACGCTAACGGCAACATCCTGCAAAATGGGGATTCCGTCACCGTCGTCAAAGACCTTAAAGTGAAGGGCTCTTCGTCGGTCGTCAAGGTGGGAACGAAGGTCAAGAACATCCGCCTGGTCGAAGGAGATCACGACATCGACTGCAAAATTCCAGGGATTGGTTCAATGGGATTGAAATCCGAATTCGTGAAGAAAGCCTGACCCGCTTCGTGAGGTGCACCATGAGCGTTGCAGACTTACAATACATCCTCGGAATGATTGGCACAGTTGCCTTTGCGGTAACGGGCGTGCTGGCAGTCTCGCCGCGCGGCATCGATTTCTTTGGTGCCTGTGTGCTGGGGCTGATCACCGCGATCGGCGGCGGTACCATTCGTGATGTGATCCTGGGCGTGCCGGTCATCTGGGCTGCAGACCTGAATTACATCTGGGTTGCATTGGGAGCGAGCTTTCTGGCATTCCTCACAAACCGGCATATGACGCGCAAAGAGATCTTCAAAACCATGCTCTACCTCGATGCGCTGGGAGTCTCGATGTTTGCGATCCAGGCAGCACAGAAAGTCATGTGGATCGACTTCGGCATGCCTATCGCCCCGGTCCTGCTGGGAGTGTTGACCGCGATCGGAGGCGGCCTGCTCCGCGATGTTCTCGCAGGACAGCCCACACTGTTAATGCGGCGAGAGATCTATGCTATTCCGGTCACACTTGGCTGTATCCTGTTTGTCGCGCTGGTCACCTGGCTGCCCCAACATGCCGTCCTGATCGGCGTCGGCTGCTCTGCCTTGATCATGAGTCTGCGGAGCGCCGTGATCCACTGGGACCTGCACGTCCCGCTCTGGCTGACCATTCAATCGAAAGAGAATGCGATGCATTCGAAGCAGGACTCAGACAGCCCCCCTGCCAATTAATCACAGCTCGAGTTCAATCTGAAGCTTCCGGTTATCCAGCCAGAGCTGCTCGATCCACGTCAGGCTCTCCATGACTGTGATGCGCGGGTTACCCATCGCGGCCTGCCAGTGTTCCGGGTCGGGCAGCATGAGAAAATAGTTGTTGATCGTATTCAGCATCATCATGTCGGCGACCGTTGCCAGCTGATCGCGGTCGAGCGTAAATTCCTCGCGATAGCCCTCTACCAGTTTGGCCAGCACATGGCCGGCCAGTTCAGGCGTCGCGCCAGGCACGCGGAGGCTGGGATAATAATAGTAAATGAACAGCAGGACGGCTAAATCCATCGTCCGCCAGCCGTAACAACCCAGATCAAAATCGATGATCTGCACATCACCGTTCTCAACCAGAAAATTTCCCGCATGCAAGTCCCGGTGCACCAGTCCATAGTGTCCTGCAGGTGTAGAACGGCCCCGCCAGTCAGCGTAATACCCGCGCATCGCCTCGACGACCTCGGGGTGAAAATAGTCGGGCAGCGGATCCGGAAACTGTCCGAGTCTGATTTCATGCCACGAGAGACGATCGTGGTCGGTCGGGAGCTGTAATTCATCCGAAGCCCGATGGATGCGACCAATCTCCCGTCCCAGTTTCAGAAAGAGTTCCTCATTCCACTGGGCGTCGGTCGCCGGGTCGAGTTGTCGGCCTCCGAAACGTTTAAAACAGCAGACATGCATCGTACCCGCGTCGACTTCAATCGATTCCAGCAGTTCCCCGCCACGCGAAGGGATCGGCGTCGTAACCGTACATCCATGAGAGATCAGATGCTCCAGCCAGAGCAGTTCTCCCAGCACTTCGCCCCGTTTCCGGAGATTGCCGTCACTGATCCGGATAATGACCGGCGCACTGTCGATAAACTCGGTAGCAAAGACGTGGTTCACCCCATCGCGGACTAATTCTGTCTTCTCAGGCACCAGTCCCCAGTGATCAATGCACTGAGTCAGCGCGTTATAATAAGGCAGCGAATCGTCTACCAGCAAATGATTGGGATCCACGAACGGCTCCTGAAATAAACCCCGGAAAGTTTCCAAACGCAGCACGACTATACGGGCCTGCCTCGGGTTCTGGAAGAGCGGATCAGAAATTCAACGGTCCATCTGCTTCGTCCACAGCCATTTCCCGTCCGGATGTTGCTCGTCGACGGGATGGTTCAGGGTCATCGTTCGGCCGTCGTCCAGGAAATCAATCTGCCAGGAGTATTTCTCCTCCTCAAAATGACGCTGCAGACTGTTCCACGACAACCGGATGCTGGAAAGGCTGAGCGAACGCGGCAGTTCAAACAGTTCCCAGGCAACGACTTTTAACTTCCCGTCCACAATGTGCCAGCGTCCGGCGTACTGATTATTCGAAAGGGAGATGGTCCGATCTGCATGGAAACCGCGCG
This Gimesia chilikensis DNA region includes the following protein-coding sequences:
- a CDS encoding phosphotransferase enzyme family protein; the encoded protein is MDPNHLLVDDSLPYYNALTQCIDHWGLVPEKTELVRDGVNHVFATEFIDSAPVIIRISDGNLRKRGEVLGELLWLEHLISHGCTVTTPIPSRGGELLESIEVDAGTMHVCCFKRFGGRQLDPATDAQWNEELFLKLGREIGRIHRASDELQLPTDHDRLSWHEIRLGQFPDPLPDYFHPEVVEAMRGYYADWRGRSTPAGHYGLVHRDLHAGNFLVENGDVQIIDFDLGCYGWRTMDLAVLLFIYYYYPSLRVPGATPELAGHVLAKLVEGYREEFTLDRDQLATVADMMMLNTINNYFLMLPDPEHWQAAMGNPRITVMESLTWIEQLWLDNRKLQIELEL